The Bombus huntii isolate Logan2020A chromosome 1, iyBomHunt1.1, whole genome shotgun sequence genome contains a region encoding:
- the LOC126863848 gene encoding sodium/hydrogen exchanger 8, with protein MKFYSISNKLLYKSFIIYIIFFGFNVWAVVSNAQEVSNLKHENITLDSTNIVLKHFTPTKISTDVSVESHTSENSDSNNLKLNATTSNTVNTSQNVLTTSVRPDHDINQTTEKVNIISTTIINDKNGNNMSDFTIPSQSPDISNVTNTSTTTVVPAEPVLPDKGSAEEEHNSSMSIFFVLCVLALGILLIHLMLQTNFQYLPESVVIVFLGGAIGMIINLMSNQNIANWRKEEAFSPTAFFLVLLPPIIFESGYNLHKGNFFQNIGSILVFAIFGTAISAFVIGAGIYLLGLAQVAYKLSFVESFAFGSLISAVDPVATVAIFHALEVDPVLNMLVFGESILNDAISIVLTTSVLESNNATTTSEAIILGLNRFCLMFFASAGIGVVFALISALLLKHVDLRKNPSLEFGLMLVFTYAPYVLAEGIQLSGIMAILFNGIVMSHYTHFNLSTVTQITMQQTMRTLAFIAETCVFAYLGLALFSFRHRVEPALVIWSIVLCLIGRAANIFPLAFLVNRFREHQITRKMMFIMWFSGLRGAISYALSLHLDFSDETRHVIITTTLIIVLFTTLIFGGSTMPLLKFLRAEKKQKSNSRRKRKDKEISLSKTREWGQTIDSEHLSELTEEEIEVSFLQSRIRGFARWDLKFFIPFFTRRFTQQELKDCKSQMTDLTNQWYQAIRISPMESDDEVTTASTAQLNINLSVENQNQIHGKQSKRRPSHGEDEDWSD; from the exons atgaagttttatTCAATTAGTAATAAACTCttatataaaagttttataatttatattatattttttggTTTTAATGTGTGGGCCGTAGTGTCAAATGCGCAAGAGGTTTCTAACCTCAAGCACGAAAATATCACATTGGATAGTACAAATATCGTATTAAAACATTTCACGCCAACAAAGATAAGTACTGATGTATCAGTAGAATCGCATACATCAGAAAACTCTGATagcaataatttaaaattgaatgcTACTACTTCAAATACAGTAAATACATCTCAAAATGTACTTACAACCTCAGTTCGACCAGATCATGATATTAATCAAACAACAGAAAAAGTTAATATAATATCTACAACGattattaatgataaaaatgggAACAATATGTCAGATTTCACAATTCCATCACAAAGTCCAGATATTAGTAATGTAACAAACACAAGTACAACAACAGTTGTGCCAGCAGAACCAGTATTACCCGATAAGGGATCCGCAGAAGAAGAACATAATAGTTCTATGTCCATATTTTTTGTCCTCTGTGTTTTAGCTTTAGGTATTTTACTTATACATCTTATGttacaaacaaattttcaatacCTACCAGAGTCGGTGGTAATTGTTTTCTTGGGGGGAGCTATTGGTATGATTATAAATCTCATGTCAAATCAAAATATAGCTAATtggagaaaagaagaagccTTTTCTCCAACTGCATTTTTTCTCGTACTTCTTCCACCAATTATATTTGAATCAGGATATAATTTGCACAAaggaaatttctttcaaaatatTGGTAGTATTTTAGTTTTTGCTATATTTGGAACAGCAATATCTGCATTTgttattggagctggaatttaTTTGTTAGGATTAGCACAGGTAGCATATAAACTTAGTTTTGTCGAAAGTTTTGCATTTGGATCATTGATATCAGCAGTAGATCCTGTTGCTACTGTAGCTATATTTCATGCTTTAGAGGTAGATCCAGTATTAAATATGTTAGTTTTCGGTGAGTCTATATTAAATGATGCCATTTCAATTGTATTAACTACATCTGTGTTGGAGTCCAATAATGCAACAACTACCAGTGAAGCCATTATACTTGGCTTAAATAGATTTTGTCTTATGTTTTTTGCCTCTGCTGGCATTGGAGTTGTTTTTGCTCTCATAAGTGCTTTATTACTTAAACATGTGGATCTCAGAAAAAATCCTTCTCTTGAATTTGGACTTATGTTGGTATTTACTTATGCACCTTATGTTTTGGCAGAAGGCATACAACTGTCTG GTATTATggcaattttatttaatggGATTGTAATGTCACATTATACacatttcaatttatcaaCTGTTACTCAAATTACAATGCAACAAACTATGAGAACTTTAGCGTTTATTGCTGAAACTTGTGTATTTGCATATCTGGGATTAGCTTTGTTTAGTTTCAGACATAGG GTTGAACCAGCATTGGTTATATGGTCTATAGTTCTATGTCTGATTGGAAGAGCTGCAAATATCTTCCCTTTAGCTTTTCTTGTAAATCGTTTCCGGGAACATCAGATTACTAGAAAAATGATGTTCATAATGTGGTTTAGTGGTTTACGTGGTGCTATTTCTTATGCTTTATCATTGCATTTGGATTTTAGTGATGAAACACGACATGTGATTATAACCACTACTTTAATTATTGTATTGTTTACAACATTAATATTTGGTGGTTCTACTATGCCATTACTGAAATTTTTGAGAgcagaaaagaagcaaaagaGTAATAgtagaaggaaaagaaaagataaagaaatttcACTAAGTAAAACTAGAGAATGg gGACAAACAATAGATTCTGAACATTTATCAGAACTTACAGAAGAAGAGATTGAAGTATCTTTTCTTCAGTCCCGTATTCGTGGTTTTGCAAGATGGGATCTAAAATTCTTTATCCCCTTTTTCACAAGGAGGTTTACACAGCAAGAACTGAAAGATTGTAAATCTCAAATGACAGATTTAACAAATCAATGGTATCAAGCCATTCGAATTAGTCCAATGGAGTCAGATGATGAAGTAACAACTGCATCAACAGcacaattaaatataaatttgtccGTGGAAAATCAGAATCAAATACATGGAAAGCAAAGCAAAAGACGTCCAAGTCATGG aGAGGACGAGGATTGGTCTGATTAA